A genomic stretch from Chitinophaga agri includes:
- a CDS encoding tyrosine-type recombinase/integrase, with product MGIKKKTSRGGISIENFRGRIRLRLRLNGERYALSLPYAYLPENMHHATVKETEIKLDILKGCFDSSLEKYKPVPTPATSVPPKPAIIYAHDLAGKFEDWTVQIRNVNIDNSFDYLCTKRLLESWKNVPIEDIPAQMAAKNWGVVTYNRRLNFLRSFFTWLQDTAVISFNPLLHINRRKSGRKKANERRKPLTEEEIGKLLQAVENDTFCPKRSAYKHSHYYQFLKFIFLTGIRNAEAIGLRVKHIDFESKQVEISETFARTIKGTNHAARITKGTKTENVRYLPLTNELITILEPNVIDKNPDSFVFLSPKGLSIDDRMLGKRILKPILTALGIENRDLYVARHSFGTRAVQQGMAITDVAYLMGHSTIETTIRNYVSVQKKAIALPKMN from the coding sequence ATGGGCATCAAAAAAAAAACCTCCAGAGGAGGCATCAGTATTGAAAATTTCAGAGGAAGAATTAGACTACGCTTGCGTTTAAATGGAGAAAGATACGCTTTGAGCTTACCTTATGCATACTTGCCAGAGAATATGCACCATGCTACCGTTAAGGAAACGGAAATTAAATTGGATATACTTAAAGGCTGTTTTGATAGTTCGTTAGAAAAGTATAAGCCTGTCCCCACTCCTGCTACATCCGTTCCTCCCAAGCCGGCCATTATCTATGCACACGATTTAGCCGGTAAATTCGAAGACTGGACGGTACAAATCAGAAATGTCAACATTGATAACTCTTTCGACTATCTATGTACAAAGCGTCTACTGGAAAGTTGGAAGAATGTTCCTATTGAAGATATACCAGCCCAAATGGCCGCAAAGAACTGGGGAGTAGTCACCTACAATAGAAGGCTTAATTTCCTACGAAGTTTCTTTACATGGTTACAAGATACAGCAGTCATTTCATTCAATCCCCTATTACACATTAATAGGCGAAAATCAGGCAGAAAGAAAGCTAATGAGCGAAGGAAACCGCTAACCGAGGAAGAAATCGGCAAATTATTACAGGCGGTAGAAAATGATACCTTTTGCCCGAAACGATCTGCCTATAAACACTCACATTATTATCAATTCCTGAAATTTATTTTCTTAACAGGTATCCGAAATGCTGAGGCAATAGGATTGCGAGTTAAGCATATCGATTTTGAAAGCAAACAGGTAGAAATCTCAGAGACCTTCGCCCGTACTATAAAAGGCACCAATCATGCTGCCAGAATCACTAAAGGAACCAAAACGGAGAACGTAAGATACTTACCTTTAACAAATGAACTAATCACAATCCTGGAGCCCAATGTTATTGACAAAAACCCTGACTCCTTTGTTTTCCTTTCTCCGAAAGGACTATCCATCGATGACAGGATGTTAGGAAAACGTATTTTAAAGCCCATCCTGACGGCTTTAGGCATTGAGAATAGAGATCTTTATGTCGCCCGACATTCCTTTGGCACAAGGGCTGTTCAGCAAGGAATGGCGATAACAGATGTCGCGTATTTGATGGGTCATAGCACGATAGAAACCACTATACGTAACTACGTTAGTGTTCAGAAAAAGGCTATAGCGCTGCCAAAAATGAATTAA
- a CDS encoding helix-turn-helix domain-containing protein encodes METKPHASDIDMYVIQSVKKRREEAQLKQIDLSQHLGMADSFVSNVESSKRRDKYNIRHLNELAKIFNCSPQDFLPKNPL; translated from the coding sequence ATGGAAACTAAGCCTCATGCCTCGGATATAGATATGTACGTTATACAAAGCGTGAAGAAACGCCGGGAAGAAGCCCAGTTAAAGCAGATAGATTTGTCTCAACATCTGGGTATGGCTGATAGCTTCGTTTCAAATGTTGAAAGTAGTAAGCGGAGAGATAAATATAATATTCGGCATTTAAACGAGTTGGCAAAAATCTTTAACTGTTCTCCCCAGGACTTCTTGCCTAAAAATCCGCTTTAG
- a CDS encoding reverse transcriptase domain-containing protein, with the protein MLLQQLAPEEFLLDKAWRFINKDNLESFGISGETIAIFKANLATKIPSISKQLITKEYKFSPTRAYVIPKDNGKLRPLQIPEVRDRVVLKGIAIILEDILNPLLSFSKDYSFAYQKKMGVKDAVLKMVEYYNQGYTTILEADIKDFFPSVNRMELLNTLFSHLTDDSLNDLITQGISQKIDGLDKIESRHRKLFHNNGIPQGNPLSPLFSNLYLRPFDERMINEGFKLIRYADDFIVMCKDSEEAHKAWNIASEVLEGQLKLELHKLDNNPGSKTRIVKLPDYSFSFLSVAFDGTSIYPSVKSVERFIQRINKLCNLHTESPDVLTLLTRMKNTLDGWISAYSYTEVERRIDQIDNAINEQILNALTRLDWHLKAKTLGKVPLKQRKQKLSGQVISSRQRTNSGVPQCKDILERRREEDIKKKGTQKEPQPIETVTQ; encoded by the coding sequence ATGCTACTACAACAATTAGCTCCAGAAGAATTTCTCTTAGATAAAGCCTGGAGATTTATAAATAAGGATAACCTCGAATCATTCGGAATTTCCGGCGAGACGATCGCAATTTTTAAAGCTAATCTAGCAACAAAAATCCCATCCATTTCAAAGCAGCTGATTACTAAGGAATACAAGTTCTCTCCGACAAGAGCTTATGTAATTCCCAAAGACAATGGCAAGTTAAGACCCCTTCAAATTCCTGAAGTCAGAGATAGAGTGGTACTTAAGGGTATAGCAATCATTTTAGAGGATATTTTAAACCCATTATTGTCATTCAGCAAAGACTACAGCTTCGCATATCAAAAAAAGATGGGGGTAAAAGATGCGGTCTTGAAAATGGTTGAATATTACAATCAAGGATACACTACAATCTTAGAAGCTGACATAAAAGACTTCTTCCCATCGGTTAATAGGATGGAGCTCCTTAACACACTTTTTTCCCATCTTACAGATGACAGTTTAAATGATTTGATAACTCAGGGAATTAGTCAAAAAATAGACGGTCTTGACAAGATTGAGTCTAGACACCGGAAATTATTTCATAATAATGGTATTCCTCAAGGAAATCCCCTTTCACCGCTTTTTTCTAATCTTTATCTGCGACCATTCGATGAACGGATGATCAATGAAGGATTTAAACTGATCCGTTATGCAGATGACTTCATCGTCATGTGCAAAGATTCTGAAGAAGCTCACAAAGCATGGAATATAGCAAGTGAAGTCCTCGAAGGACAGCTAAAACTAGAGTTACACAAACTAGACAATAACCCTGGCTCAAAAACCAGAATAGTTAAGCTTCCCGACTACAGCTTTTCTTTTTTATCCGTCGCTTTCGACGGAACCTCTATATATCCAAGTGTTAAAAGTGTTGAACGCTTTATCCAAAGAATTAATAAATTATGTAATCTACATACAGAAAGTCCTGATGTTTTAACATTATTAACAAGAATGAAGAATACGTTGGACGGATGGATTTCCGCATATAGCTACACAGAAGTAGAAAGACGTATTGATCAGATTGATAATGCAATAAACGAGCAGATACTAAATGCACTAACAAGACTCGATTGGCACCTAAAAGCCAAAACCCTTGGCAAAGTTCCTTTAAAACAGAGAAAACAAAAATTGTCAGGTCAGGTTATTTCAAGCAGGCAACGAACCAATTCAGGAGTTCCACAGTGCAAAGATATTTTAGAAAGAAGACGGGAAGAAGACATAAAGAAAAAGGGCACCCAAAAAGAACCGCAACCTATAGAAACAGTTACTCAATAA
- a CDS encoding DUF4365 domain-containing protein, which yields MLTENKVKEHLSIAYVKAVAAACNFACEDTTTDFDSVDVTITCNGWLVPGSSTVRSPDLKIQLKATENLTLNANSDYPFSLPLKNYDDLRANVLSPRILVVLHLPSNRIDWLSHSPNDLIIRNCAYYVNLNGLPDSANTTNVTIYLPSVNIFSPSTLTDLMIKVSKQQRI from the coding sequence ATGCTAACAGAAAATAAAGTAAAGGAGCATCTCAGTATCGCTTATGTCAAAGCTGTTGCAGCCGCTTGCAATTTCGCGTGCGAAGATACAACGACAGATTTTGACAGTGTTGATGTTACGATAACATGCAATGGCTGGCTGGTTCCAGGCTCTTCAACAGTAAGATCACCAGACCTGAAAATTCAATTAAAGGCGACGGAAAATTTAACTTTGAATGCTAATAGCGATTATCCTTTTTCCCTACCGTTAAAGAATTACGATGATCTGCGTGCAAATGTTCTTTCGCCTAGAATTTTAGTTGTTCTACATTTACCCAGCAATAGGATAGATTGGTTATCACATTCTCCTAATGATTTGATAATAAGAAATTGTGCTTACTATGTGAATCTCAATGGGCTGCCAGATAGTGCAAATACAACTAATGTTACGATATATTTGCCGTCAGTAAATATATTTTCGCCAAGCACATTAACAGATCTAATGATAAAGGTATCTAAGCAGCAAAGAATATGA
- a CDS encoding histidine kinase, producing MGLAHGFNISSDVKEIAKELKEGYKLTDFEALTLALKAEQNELLKRAFVISSTDAHPTGLEAIATALGYKNR from the coding sequence ATGGGGCTTGCACACGGCTTTAATATTTCCTCAGATGTCAAAGAGATAGCGAAGGAGTTAAAAGAAGGTTACAAACTAACTGATTTTGAGGCGTTAACATTGGCATTAAAAGCAGAACAGAATGAATTGTTAAAACGTGCTTTCGTTATATCTTCTACAGATGCCCATCCAACAGGATTAGAGGCAATAGCGACAGCCCTAGGGTATAAAAACAGATAG
- a CDS encoding type VI secretion system Vgr family protein has translation MALYTQTAVSIGDQEFRQFHEIHLSQSIEGHHQLTFSIGYDWLLKAGKDPVSSGKSFLGQEVRMSVQAIEGSNDLKPLSFNGIVTAVTFGKSSNGINGHCTVVASSPTILLDGNPHIQSYEQQDLSTIVSTVLKASSAHPGGQEINPVYSGKLKYIVQYRESGYKFLQRLAQRYGEWFFYNGQQIIFGKYHPQKTVLYHQVNLVDFSLTLRTLPNKVALKGLEYRQYSFMESNTSSVSTGGIDSLTQHAQAQSDKLYTKPSQYKVPYAFSGNAKEELAILAKRQKQSQMAQMVVVNGRSKCTALRLGDTISIQENIFSTEDHGEYMITALEHHCDGNGEYYNLFEGMPLAAAAPYLDLDNIPFCEAQSATVIENFDPKGLGRIRVRFSWQNGTSPWIRLMQPHGGGDKGFYFIPEVGEEVWVDFEGGNPEAPFVTGSAYNGNAKTNFGDTMNNVKVISTRSGHTIKLDDSSGQEFITIADKGGNLIVMDTNGQNISITAPETISINARNITIQAGESIDVNAGMNITNAAGMNMTHSAGMNILHNAGDSMSQYTVNDYRLSATNITKIAMENMDVQAKKIEKTAEEMKVDSSKEEMTINSGKSVAIKSAEKSKLF, from the coding sequence ATGGCCTTATACACTCAAACCGCAGTGTCCATAGGAGATCAGGAATTCCGGCAATTTCATGAAATCCACCTCTCCCAATCCATAGAGGGACATCACCAACTCACATTCAGTATCGGTTATGACTGGCTGCTGAAAGCGGGCAAAGACCCTGTATCTTCCGGTAAATCCTTTCTCGGGCAGGAAGTACGTATGTCCGTTCAGGCAATAGAAGGCAGTAACGACCTTAAACCGCTCTCCTTTAATGGTATTGTCACCGCAGTTACCTTCGGAAAATCCAGTAACGGCATCAATGGCCACTGTACCGTCGTGGCTTCCAGTCCGACGATATTACTGGACGGTAATCCGCATATCCAGTCATATGAACAGCAGGACCTCTCAACTATTGTAAGTACCGTTCTGAAAGCCAGCAGTGCCCATCCGGGTGGCCAGGAGATCAATCCTGTGTATAGTGGCAAACTGAAGTATATCGTGCAGTACCGGGAAAGCGGATATAAGTTCCTGCAGCGCCTGGCCCAACGCTATGGCGAATGGTTCTTCTATAATGGTCAGCAGATCATCTTCGGGAAATATCATCCGCAGAAAACGGTCCTCTATCACCAGGTCAACCTGGTCGATTTCAGTCTTACCTTACGTACCCTGCCAAATAAAGTCGCCCTGAAAGGACTGGAATACCGGCAGTATTCGTTTATGGAAAGTAATACCAGTAGTGTATCAACCGGCGGAATAGACAGTCTCACCCAGCATGCGCAGGCCCAAAGCGATAAACTATATACCAAACCTTCACAATACAAAGTGCCTTATGCCTTCAGCGGTAATGCGAAGGAAGAACTGGCCATACTGGCTAAACGCCAGAAACAATCACAGATGGCTCAGATGGTCGTGGTCAACGGCCGTAGTAAATGTACCGCGCTCCGTTTAGGCGATACCATCAGCATACAGGAAAATATCTTCTCTACTGAAGACCACGGAGAATATATGATCACCGCACTGGAACATCACTGTGATGGGAACGGCGAATACTATAATCTCTTCGAAGGCATGCCGCTGGCTGCTGCTGCGCCGTATCTCGACCTGGACAATATTCCCTTCTGTGAAGCACAAAGCGCTACCGTAATAGAGAATTTTGATCCTAAGGGCCTGGGACGTATCCGTGTCCGGTTCAGCTGGCAGAACGGCACTTCCCCCTGGATACGCCTGATGCAGCCGCATGGTGGCGGTGATAAAGGCTTTTACTTTATACCCGAAGTGGGGGAAGAAGTATGGGTGGATTTTGAAGGTGGTAATCCGGAAGCTCCTTTTGTTACCGGATCGGCCTATAACGGCAACGCCAAAACCAATTTTGGCGATACGATGAATAATGTGAAAGTGATCAGTACCCGCAGCGGTCATACAATAAAACTGGACGACTCCAGCGGACAGGAATTTATCACCATTGCCGATAAAGGTGGGAACCTGATCGTGATGGATACTAACGGACAGAATATTTCTATTACTGCTCCCGAGACTATCAGTATCAACGCCCGTAATATCACGATCCAGGCAGGAGAAAGCATTGATGTCAATGCCGGCATGAATATCACGAATGCCGCCGGCATGAACATGACCCACTCCGCCGGTATGAATATCCTCCATAACGCAGGCGACAGTATGAGCCAGTACACTGTCAATGATTACCGGCTAAGCGCCACCAACATTACGAAAATAGCCATGGAAAACATGGATGTACAGGCAAAGAAAATTGAGAAGACCGCCGAAGAAATGAAGGTAGACAGCTCCAAAGAAGAGATGACCATCAACTCCGGCAAGTCCGTCGCCATCAAAAGCGCAGAGAAATCAAAATTGTTCTGA
- a CDS encoding DUF3289 family protein, producing MSENNVGNIVVISKKYRENGENIRWNSAGETSLRSGKRIRMAGKQDGVTFHKNDPVTLNAATPVKVLKVTGPKSVVNHNTYEFQATAFSEQVPDNQLMLVHWAYSFDGGKNIEPFKTGTTRAEKGIAYKSITVAGNSQDKEVSVYAFFRKPDPNVKVTSQVIYLPLVVDAYRVPGLNEDGADIANDMAYGKGKPAKPVYSAGELASYKASYLDKGFDPATDAKFANADTANKGIYNEQQVLDTGALMRFSNSTSSDASLFRQFRDMVDLMARGGLNDNIHNMIDKFERNEGGVYENATLTAAVQANPSTIRFCTGIEDEMADRIKKAGGDLSTMEDKKIYYGKEAGYNQQHPYGHPSFPYSRDYNLVKGLTIAINDVWCYKVTLTAFKITGNNYKAKYEVLLWDHFGLDLPDMQKFYAYGAGFRAWFLLQHVRGYKPFLTRVRFEKEFTGNITEGAAERKNKRK from the coding sequence ATGAGCGAAAATAATGTTGGCAACATAGTTGTCATCAGTAAAAAATATAGGGAGAACGGTGAAAATATACGGTGGAACAGTGCTGGAGAAACCTCCCTCCGGTCAGGTAAGCGTATCAGAATGGCCGGTAAACAGGACGGTGTCACATTTCACAAAAATGATCCGGTCACACTGAACGCAGCTACCCCTGTCAAAGTGTTAAAGGTGACGGGGCCAAAGAGTGTGGTCAACCATAACACCTACGAGTTCCAGGCGACTGCCTTCAGTGAACAGGTACCCGATAATCAACTGATGCTGGTACACTGGGCCTACTCATTTGATGGCGGCAAAAACATTGAACCTTTTAAAACAGGTACTACCCGCGCAGAGAAGGGTATCGCCTATAAATCCATCACCGTAGCCGGTAATAGCCAGGACAAAGAAGTCAGTGTCTATGCCTTCTTCCGTAAGCCAGACCCTAATGTAAAGGTCACTTCCCAGGTGATCTACCTTCCTCTCGTCGTAGATGCCTATCGCGTACCCGGCCTCAACGAGGATGGTGCTGATATCGCCAATGATATGGCCTATGGCAAAGGTAAACCTGCCAAACCGGTATATAGCGCCGGAGAACTGGCCAGCTACAAGGCCAGTTACCTGGACAAAGGATTTGATCCTGCTACGGATGCAAAGTTTGCTAATGCGGATACAGCAAACAAAGGCATTTACAATGAACAACAGGTGCTGGACACGGGTGCGCTCATGCGCTTTTCCAACAGCACATCTTCTGATGCCAGTCTGTTCAGACAGTTCAGAGATATGGTCGATCTCATGGCCAGAGGGGGACTGAACGACAACATCCATAACATGATCGACAAGTTCGAAAGGAATGAAGGCGGCGTTTATGAGAATGCAACGCTGACGGCCGCTGTACAGGCTAATCCGTCCACCATCAGGTTCTGTACCGGTATTGAAGATGAAATGGCCGACCGTATTAAAAAAGCCGGTGGTGACCTGAGCACCATGGAGGATAAAAAGATCTATTACGGGAAAGAAGCGGGGTATAACCAGCAACACCCCTACGGACATCCCTCCTTTCCCTATAGCAGGGATTACAACCTGGTGAAAGGACTGACCATTGCCATCAATGACGTGTGGTGTTATAAGGTCACGCTGACTGCATTTAAGATCACCGGCAATAACTATAAAGCTAAATATGAAGTGCTGCTCTGGGACCATTTCGGTCTGGACCTGCCGGATATGCAGAAATTCTATGCATACGGCGCCGGCTTCCGGGCCTGGTTCCTCCTGCAACACGTCAGGGGATATAAACCTTTTCTGACCAGGGTACGGTTTGAAAAAGAGTTCACCGGTAACATCACTGAAGGCGCTGCCGAAAGGAAAAATAAAAGAAAATGA
- a CDS encoding PAAR-like protein yields MADKHFVVQGATCQCNFGGSPDRLKISANDRDYINDVDGSAKPIASNKDIGQPLEAKTFGTCSITRSSCSPAITQWQGFYEKVTLTNGGKILTESSKAICSVSGSPCISITFHGQSAAVNSTHFDNVEVETLTALNPMAPKPANNKEIPKVKSITGKIASRTPSLEVSSGTSIPVLTARMNESMVFSVKDYYNPAKADKEKVSWKIYKGHSFEAEAMSFAETGPELQMNFDAAGKYRVMAYGTAGTDTKCTIDVTVAINKLKNDIEIGSGMGRLVGKDYRVRRGVPVNIAARYEITPALPAERQLVTMQVTDSQGNIIAAGEQGEDTITFTPANGAAAYKVIVSMDGQVITRDLTSEGNGVVAIKSNPAAEVVRPGTSMSFQVTEMTYFTQLQEFETTGIKWQLNGKDVGIGQSITLSGDHFTREGNYVVEAYVMKADAWDAKKGVPSSRDQKDDCRFAVKKNEITGIKVESGGTKWVVGKRYTLEAQTLMPYQALLDGPVTWSPAGSHSTKATGIYATKKGKVVVTATLNGKTKSLEADADMAEVTTWYFGDKDSVYKPKAGWNETLKIVITCPPAAGETVNVHILEADRTNFNYIKEIPNCKFDANGVLHADLNTNDLKPALSKLYFEGDEYDVLFAIQSQPNGIQFANMKTVAANGKTFLFPQKQSNLRGSELGKYVYISKAKEVVSVNFFDSTNYPAYKVYKYGEKIKIRGQTRNLAGDELTLQVWHNGYKQEDKMVMELHGKPDDKELLEVELDTGKLKSGNKKIDDGLRSYFVIIKEKNGDSFKFPKEVADANTFNPKNVSFYQHVKLSDAAADNLNKMAKDIAPAVLGEALEKTENKTGCPRCNENITPAMLKKVFKEADDATLKTVADTYNKYMREIGMNTCWNKAHFFAQVSVESGPKLHMQGGESFNYYWKELDDHFPPFRTPEGQQKAELWGRPVQKPAIPGVTKENEKNIANYIYGPDAAKGKELGNTGANDGWNFRGKGLIQLTGRTAYEYANTYTKRENADIITNPDLVVSDVKIAVLSSMAFWKWKGLQEKSNGQTAVNPISIKVGKNVVKSNGSDAYSEKKEAFDKNTSVLFKVKECTYGLVPDGDNNRYKIDVDAFKYELVQKNDASKQYQFDVYVGGKLTATIVRNVNAKKLLPFPDTGPNWGRFGGRDGGDDNYSDPKVAAATLGFLYSLPKNNYTGMLYFNDMSASDQRNLGHKGHVHGDDIDFRYPGSTAEAGEVLWSKAMLSYANEEKFVEALENILSIAGKWGFNTNYAYKSGIKGTKNAAFSVHQNHFHIGLR; encoded by the coding sequence ATGGCCGATAAACATTTTGTCGTACAGGGAGCCACATGCCAATGCAACTTCGGCGGCTCCCCTGATAGGCTGAAAATATCCGCTAATGACCGTGACTATATCAACGATGTAGATGGCAGTGCCAAACCTATTGCCAGTAATAAAGATATAGGGCAACCACTGGAGGCAAAGACCTTTGGCACCTGCTCCATTACCAGAAGCTCGTGTAGTCCCGCTATCACCCAGTGGCAGGGATTCTATGAAAAAGTAACACTCACCAACGGCGGTAAGATCCTGACAGAAAGCAGCAAGGCTATCTGCTCCGTATCCGGTTCGCCCTGTATCTCCATCACCTTCCACGGGCAAAGCGCAGCGGTTAACAGTACACATTTTGATAATGTAGAAGTAGAGACACTGACAGCACTTAACCCCATGGCGCCTAAACCGGCGAACAACAAGGAGATACCAAAAGTAAAGTCCATCACCGGAAAGATCGCCTCCCGTACACCCTCCCTGGAAGTAAGCAGTGGTACATCCATACCCGTGCTCACCGCCCGTATGAACGAATCAATGGTCTTCTCGGTCAAAGATTATTATAATCCGGCGAAGGCAGATAAAGAAAAGGTCAGCTGGAAAATATATAAAGGACACAGTTTCGAAGCAGAAGCGATGAGCTTTGCTGAAACAGGTCCGGAACTACAGATGAACTTCGATGCAGCAGGCAAGTACCGGGTCATGGCATATGGTACAGCAGGTACCGATACAAAATGTACGATTGATGTAACTGTAGCCATCAATAAACTGAAAAATGATATTGAAATCGGTAGCGGTATGGGACGCCTGGTGGGTAAAGATTACCGGGTGAGAAGGGGTGTACCGGTTAACATTGCCGCCAGATACGAGATCACACCTGCCTTACCCGCAGAAAGGCAACTGGTGACCATGCAGGTTACCGATAGTCAGGGGAACATTATTGCCGCCGGCGAACAGGGAGAAGACACGATCACCTTCACGCCAGCCAACGGGGCCGCTGCCTATAAAGTCATTGTCAGTATGGACGGACAGGTCATTACCAGAGACCTGACATCCGAAGGGAACGGTGTTGTTGCCATCAAAAGTAATCCGGCAGCAGAAGTAGTACGACCAGGGACTTCCATGAGCTTTCAGGTCACAGAGATGACCTACTTTACCCAGCTGCAGGAATTTGAGACCACCGGCATCAAATGGCAACTGAACGGAAAAGACGTCGGCATCGGCCAGTCCATTACGCTCAGCGGTGATCACTTCACCAGAGAAGGGAACTATGTGGTCGAAGCCTATGTGATGAAAGCAGATGCCTGGGATGCGAAAAAAGGTGTCCCCTCCTCCCGCGACCAGAAAGATGACTGCCGGTTTGCAGTGAAGAAAAACGAGATCACCGGTATAAAGGTGGAAAGTGGTGGAACGAAGTGGGTAGTGGGGAAACGCTATACATTGGAAGCGCAAACCCTCATGCCTTACCAGGCGTTACTGGACGGACCGGTTACCTGGTCGCCTGCTGGTAGCCATAGCACAAAGGCAACCGGCATCTATGCAACGAAGAAAGGTAAGGTGGTGGTCACCGCTACACTGAACGGAAAGACCAAAAGCCTGGAGGCAGATGCAGATATGGCCGAAGTAACTACCTGGTATTTTGGAGATAAAGACAGTGTGTACAAACCTAAGGCCGGCTGGAATGAGACATTAAAGATCGTCATTACCTGCCCTCCTGCTGCCGGTGAGACGGTAAATGTCCATATCCTGGAAGCTGACCGTACCAACTTCAATTATATAAAAGAAATACCCAACTGTAAGTTTGATGCGAATGGCGTGCTGCATGCTGATCTGAATACCAATGACCTCAAACCAGCATTGAGTAAACTCTATTTTGAGGGAGATGAATACGATGTATTATTCGCTATTCAGTCGCAACCGAACGGGATACAGTTTGCCAATATGAAAACAGTCGCCGCTAATGGTAAAACGTTCCTCTTTCCACAAAAACAAAGTAATCTGCGCGGCAGCGAACTAGGGAAATATGTTTATATCAGCAAGGCGAAAGAGGTGGTCAGTGTGAACTTCTTTGACAGCACCAACTACCCTGCCTATAAAGTGTATAAATACGGAGAGAAAATAAAGATCCGGGGGCAAACCCGAAACCTCGCCGGGGACGAACTCACCTTACAGGTATGGCATAATGGCTATAAACAGGAAGATAAGATGGTGATGGAGCTACACGGTAAGCCGGACGACAAGGAACTGCTGGAAGTAGAACTGGATACCGGCAAACTGAAAAGCGGCAACAAAAAGATAGACGACGGACTACGCAGCTATTTTGTTATCATCAAAGAGAAGAATGGAGACAGCTTTAAATTCCCTAAAGAAGTAGCGGATGCCAACACCTTCAATCCGAAGAACGTCAGCTTTTATCAGCATGTGAAGTTGTCTGACGCAGCGGCTGATAATCTGAATAAAATGGCGAAAGATATCGCCCCTGCCGTACTGGGCGAAGCACTGGAGAAAACGGAGAATAAGACCGGCTGTCCACGTTGTAATGAAAATATTACACCTGCGATGCTGAAAAAGGTCTTTAAAGAGGCAGATGACGCCACCCTGAAAACGGTCGCAGATACCTACAATAAATACATGCGTGAGATCGGGATGAATACCTGCTGGAATAAGGCCCATTTCTTTGCACAGGTATCTGTAGAATCGGGTCCCAAACTGCACATGCAGGGCGGAGAAAGCTTCAACTATTACTGGAAGGAACTGGATGATCACTTCCCCCCTTTTCGCACACCGGAAGGACAACAGAAAGCGGAATTATGGGGGCGCCCCGTACAAAAACCAGCCATCCCTGGTGTGACCAAAGAAAACGAAAAGAACATTGCCAATTATATCTATGGCCCCGATGCGGCGAAAGGAAAGGAACTGGGTAATACCGGGGCGAACGACGGCTGGAACTTCCGCGGGAAAGGGCTGATCCAGCTGACCGGCCGTACCGCTTATGAATATGCCAATACCTATACCAAAAGGGAGAACGCGGATATTATTACCAATCCGGATCTGGTCGTATCAGATGTGAAGATCGCGGTACTCTCCTCTATGGCATTCTGGAAATGGAAAGGACTACAGGAGAAATCCAACGGACAAACAGCCGTCAACCCTATCAGCATCAAAGTTGGTAAGAATGTGGTGAAGAGCAATGGCTCAGATGCCTATTCAGAGAAAAAAGAAGCATTCGATAAGAACACGTCTGTTTTGTTTAAGGTGAAAGAGTGTACCTACGGACTTGTACCCGATGGAGATAACAACCGCTACAAAATTGATGTCGATGCCTTTAAATATGAGTTGGTGCAAAAGAATGACGCCTCTAAACAATATCAGTTCGATGTGTATGTGGGCGGTAAGTTAACGGCTACCATTGTCAGGAACGTCAATGCCAAAAAACTCCTGCCGTTCCCCGATACAGGGCCTAACTGGGGACGTTTCGGCGGAAGGGATGGCGGAGATGATAACTACTCCGATCCAAAAGTGGCAGCAGCAACACTCGGCTTCCTGTATTCATTGCCTAAGAATAATTACACCGGCATGTTATATTTCAATGATATGTCGGCCAGCGATCAGCGTAACCTGGGACACAAGGGACACGTACACGGTGATGATATTGACTTCCGTTACCCGGGAAGTACTGCGGAAGCCGGAGAAGTGTTATGGTCAAAGGCAATGCTGAGCTACGCAAATGAAGAAAAATTTGTGGAGGCGCTGGAAAATATCCTTAGTATTGCCGGCAAGTGGGGCTTCAATACCAACTACGCCTACAAATCAGGGATAAAAGGCACGAAAAATGCAGCGTTCAGCGTGCATCAGAATCACTTCCATATTGGATTACGATAG